The sequence below is a genomic window from Haematobia irritans isolate KBUSLIRL chromosome 3, ASM5000362v1, whole genome shotgun sequence.
GCATGGGCTTCAGCAGCACCGATTTTCCGTATTTTTTCTGCATCAGCTCGGGCCATTTCAATAGTTTGACATCTGTAAAGTAAGTTTATTAGTAATGTTCGATTTTTCTTCATATTCAGGTCCATTTGAAGAtaatttgtttgattttattcACTCCATGTTGATACTTACTGTTTACCCTGTGCTATAGTTTGCACGCGATAAGCCTCAGCTTCGGCTGGCAATTTCACAGTACCTATCAATTCTCTTTCCTTACGTTGAACTTCTTGCGATTCGATTTCGATTTGTTTACGTCTTTCGACCACATCAATTTGGATTTCTTCATTTCGTATCTTTTGGCGAATTTTCGCTGCTTGCAATTCATAGGCTAGCTGTGATTCAGCCTTAGCCGTATTGGTTTCTTGATCGAAATTGGCCTTTTGCAATTTAAAGAGACGAGCGTTGTCTTCGATTTTCGTATCAGTTGAATATTTCACATCCATGGCTCCTTTCTCGCATTCGGCCTCACGTATACCAGCATCACGATTGGCTTCGGCTACACCAGCATCAGCGTCACGTTTAACCATGGCCGTCTGGGCTTTGCCAAGCGATGCAAGATATTGGACATCGTCGTAAACATCTTTGATGACGAATGAGAGAATTTCGATACCCATGCGACCGACATCAGGTGCGGCTACTTCGCGTACCAAAGCAGCGAATTGATCGCGATCCTTGTATACTTCTTCGAC
It includes:
- the Flo2 gene encoding flotillin-2 isoform X1, which produces MTLNPMCESVETSQGVPLTVTGVAQCKIMKTSKYGKVDDEMMNVYYFHHQADELLGTASEQFLGKSVSEIKQTILQTLEGHLRAILGTLTVEEVYKDRDQFAALVREVAAPDVGRMGIEILSFVIKDVYDDVQYLASLGKAQTAMVKRDADAGVAEANRDAGIREAECEKGAMDVKYSTDTKIEDNARLFKLQKANFDQETNTAKAESQLAYELQAAKIRQKIRNEEIQIDVVERRKQIEIESQEVQRKERELIGTVKLPAEAEAYRVQTIAQGKQCQTIEMARADAEKIRKIGAAEAHAIELVGKAEAERMRMKAHVYKQYGDAAIMNIVLESLPKIAAEVAAPLAKTEEIVLIGGNDNLTNDVTRLVAQLPPSINALTGVDLSKVLSKIPGAKA
- the Flo2 gene encoding flotillin-2 isoform X5, with translation MGIEILSFVIKDVYDDVQYLASLGKAQTAMVKRDADAGVAEANRDAGIREAECEKGAMDVKYSTDTKIEDNARLFKLQKANFDQETNTAKAESQLAYELQAAKIRQKIRNEEIQIDVVERRKQIEIESQEVQRKERELIGTVKLPAEAEAYRVQTIAQGKQCQTIEMARADAEKIRKIGAAEAHAIELVGKAEAERMRMKAHVYKQYGDAAIMNIVLESLPKIAAEVAAPLAKTEEIVLIGGNDNLTNDVTRLVAQLPPSINALTGVDLSKVLSKIPGAKA
- the Flo2 gene encoding flotillin-2 isoform X3, coding for MTLNPMCESVETSQGVPLTVTGVAQCKIMKMMNVYYFHHQADELLGTASEQFLGKSVSEIKQTILQTLEGHLRAILGTLTVEEVYKDRDQFAALVREVAAPDVGRMGIEILSFVIKDVYDDVQYLASLGKAQTAMVKRDADAGVAEANRDAGIREAECEKGAMDVKYSTDTKIEDNARLFKLQKANFDQETNTAKAESQLAYELQAAKIRQKIRNEEIQIDVVERRKQIEIESQEVQRKERELIGTVKLPAEAEAYRVQTIAQGKQCQTIEMARADAEKIRKIGAAEAHAIELVGKAEAERMRMKAHVYKQYGDAAIMNIVLESLPKIAAEVAAPLAKTEEIVLIGGNDNLTNDVTRLVAQLPPSINALTGVDLSKVLSKIPGAKA
- the Flo2 gene encoding flotillin-2 isoform X2, translating into MTLNPMCESVETSQGVPLTVTGVAQCKIMKTSKYGKVDDEADELLGTASEQFLGKSVSEIKQTILQTLEGHLRAILGTLTVEEVYKDRDQFAALVREVAAPDVGRMGIEILSFVIKDVYDDVQYLASLGKAQTAMVKRDADAGVAEANRDAGIREAECEKGAMDVKYSTDTKIEDNARLFKLQKANFDQETNTAKAESQLAYELQAAKIRQKIRNEEIQIDVVERRKQIEIESQEVQRKERELIGTVKLPAEAEAYRVQTIAQGKQCQTIEMARADAEKIRKIGAAEAHAIELVGKAEAERMRMKAHVYKQYGDAAIMNIVLESLPKIAAEVAAPLAKTEEIVLIGGNDNLTNDVTRLVAQLPPSINALTGVDLSKVLSKIPGAKA
- the Flo2 gene encoding flotillin-2 isoform X4, encoding MTLNPMCESVETSQGVPLTVTGVAQCKIMKADELLGTASEQFLGKSVSEIKQTILQTLEGHLRAILGTLTVEEVYKDRDQFAALVREVAAPDVGRMGIEILSFVIKDVYDDVQYLASLGKAQTAMVKRDADAGVAEANRDAGIREAECEKGAMDVKYSTDTKIEDNARLFKLQKANFDQETNTAKAESQLAYELQAAKIRQKIRNEEIQIDVVERRKQIEIESQEVQRKERELIGTVKLPAEAEAYRVQTIAQGKQCQTIEMARADAEKIRKIGAAEAHAIELVGKAEAERMRMKAHVYKQYGDAAIMNIVLESLPKIAAEVAAPLAKTEEIVLIGGNDNLTNDVTRLVAQLPPSINALTGVDLSKVLSKIPGAKA